In one Mus caroli chromosome 14, CAROLI_EIJ_v1.1, whole genome shotgun sequence genomic region, the following are encoded:
- the Nedd8 gene encoding NEDD8 produces the protein MLIKVKTLTGKEIEIDIEPTDKVERIKERVEEKEGIPPQQQRLIYSGKQMNDEKTAADYKILGGSVLHLVLALRGGGGLGQ, from the exons ATGCTAATTAAAGTGAAG ACGCTGACTGGGAAGGAGATTGAGATAGACATCGAACCCACAGACAAG GTGGAGCGAATCAAGGAGCgtgtggaagaaaaagaagggattCCCCCCCAGCAGCAGCGGCTCATCTACAGTGGCAAGCAAAT GAATGATGAGAAGACAGCAGCTGATTACAAGATTCTAGGTGGTTCCGTCCTCCACCTGGTGTTGGCTCTTAGAGGAGGAGGTGGTCTTGGGCAATGA
- the LOC110309915 gene encoding magnesium-dependent phosphatase 1, whose translation MTRLPKLAVFDLDYTLWPFWVDTHVDPPFHKSSDGTVRDRRGQNIQLYPEVPEVLGRLQSLGVPVAAASRTSEIQGANQLLELFDLGRYFIHREIYPGSKVTHFERLHHKTGVPFSQMVFFDDENRNIIDVGRLGVTCIHIRDGMSLQTLTQGLETFAKAQAGL comes from the exons ATGACGCGGCTGCCAAAGCTTGCGGTTTTTGATCTGG ATTACACGCTCTGGCCTTTCTGGGTTGATACACACGTAGACCCCCCATTCCACAAGAGCAG CGATGGAACTGTACGAGACAGGCGGGGCCAGAACATCCAATTGTACCCGGAGGTGCCCGAGGTCTTGGGAAGACTGCAGAGCCTTGGAGTGCCTGTCGCCGCTGCTTCACG gacaagTGAGATACAAGGGGCCAACCAACTCCTGGAGCTCTTTGACCTTGGCAGATACTTTATTCATCGGGAAATCTACCCAGGCAGCAAAGTCACACACTTTGAGAG GTTGCACCACAAGACCGGAGTTCCTTTCTCTCAGATGGTCTTCTTTGATGATGAGAATCGGAATATCATAGACGTTGGCAGACTTG GCGTTACCTGCATTCACATCCGGGATGGGATGAGTCTTCAAACGTTAACTCAAGGATTAGAGACATTTGCAAAGGCCCAAGCTGGACTCTGA